One Parasteatoda tepidariorum isolate YZ-2023 chromosome 1, CAS_Ptep_4.0, whole genome shotgun sequence genomic window, aaaatgtctttttactATAGTTACCGCGGCAGCTCTAGCGCTCCAGCGAGTTTCTACACTGCGTTTAACACCTTGAACAGTGACAGAAAGTAAAACATTCCATCTATGAGTGGAAgaagaaaacaacgaaaacaaCTGTTCGATAGTTCCAAAAAATGTGATGGAATTGATAGCTGTAGAAGCTGCGTGTAAACATGCCAGGTTTAAAGAATGATTTGTACATGCTACAAATTCTGCATTtggatttatttctttaatttggaGTTTGAACACCGCTGTGCTTTCCTGCCATGACGGCAGCATTATCGTAAGCCTGTCctctgcaattttttatatctaaaccGTCACTTTCTAATTTCGTTAAAATCATATCTGTGATTTCACCAGCAGTTTTTCCTTTAGTTTCTACAAAGTCAATAAACGATTCTACAACTTTAACTTCGCTACCATAAATAACTACATATCTAATAATTTGACTGGTTTGATCTTTGTGTGAAATGTCAGGAGTGCTGCcaaatataatacaaaagtatttagcCTGCTTTATTTGATccataattgtttttctgacTGCGCCTCCCAATAGCTCTATGAATTCGTTCTGGATCTTCGGCGACAAATAAGAGATACTATATTTATTACccatcttaatttttactacGTGTTCTCGTAATACTGGGTCGTACTTAGCCAATAAGTCAACAAGATCAAGAAAATTTCCTCTATTTTCCATTGAATCGATGTTTTCCTGATGAACACTTTCACGATGTCCTCGAAACgccaaattttgttttgctaagAATCTAATTATATCAAGTATTCTTGTTAGAATttccttccatttttttatttctttatcaatATTCTGTTGTTGTAGTTTGTCAATAGTTGCGCCACGTCCAAGTCTTATTTCTAATTCCTTCCATTTGGAATATGATCAAATGTGCAGTGGACTCACCTCATATTGACTAATTTTGGGATTAAGTTTCCACCATTTGTTAAAACCATTTTCCGTATTAAAACCTGCTTGACAAAGATTATCAAACAGTTTGCAGCAGAAACAATAAGTACTTTTCTTCGATGGTGAATATACCATCCACGATCTTAAGAGCTTTTCGCCATTaggcaaagtttgaaaaaacCAGTCCTGACTCAGTTTTCTTGTTTCACCTTTGGCTTTGATTGTATTATTAGGACGTTTTACTCCTTCGCTGAAGTCGGCgtccaaattttgaattgcaaaggGACCTTGACGTACCAGAAATACTCTTGTATTGTCGTCAATTTTGTTAGGCCATAATCCAATATCTTTCATAGAAATAGACGGAATAATTTGTATTTGTGCAGCAGATTCTTCATCAGAACTTGATGAACTTTCTACTTCTTCGCCAGTGTGTGAAGCAGGTCTTTCCTCTTGAACAAcattggaaaatgttttttcgcCTTCGAGGGCTGCTTCTTCGCCCGTATTTGAGGCAACAATACTAGAACTAGAAGTTGACTTATGGGAGATATATTTGAGTAGTGCTCCAGTATTTTAAGTCTGTATTTCCTCCCTTCTCttccttttctttctaaatGACGCACCACTTTCTTTTACTCGTTTCATCCTAgggatatataataaaaatataacttgtcgaaataaatagtatattatGTATAGAAAACGGCAAAGTCATTTTACTACTCTGAATAGCATTTAGAATAACATCTATATCTATAATACGTAATATAATATACTTACCTATAATAAACTCTCCAAATGCACTGGCAccctaataatttgtttcactCTTCACTGTTAAAAGATTGAATCGCGAATGAACAAAATGGTTTATAAGCAATTTATCATTCCAAATACAATTCTTCAAAACGGACTGagtatatttatctatttgcgATTCCTGAAATTGTAACTTCGtcagtatttttgttttgtctcGTTTAGATTTTGTTGTTTGAAAAAGATAGTTCTTATGCCGGCGCCCTAATGCTTTGCAGACCTAGCAGACCGGCGGCCctgcttttcaaaagaaaaatcgatgatttaaaaaaaaatattgatatatcaCTTCAAAGTATAATTCTGAATGCACCAGCTCTCTTTGATGGCAACAGTATATCCAACATCCTCCAGCATTTCAGTGAATCATCATTTGACAATAATACCATCACCTACACAAAGTCAATACCTCACAAAAAACATGTTGACAAAAAACATCTCATTGTTAATGTATCGCATAAACTTGCTCAACAACTCCTGAGGACAAAACACATCTACATAGGCCTGAACAGATGCATtgtcaaaaaaagaattctactTCGACGCTGCTCATGGTGTCAAGGTCTTGATCATTCCACCCACTCTTGCACTCAAGAATTCGCCACTTGCTCTATCTGCGGAGGCGACCATCACACAAATGAATGTCACTCCGACGAAAAATATTGCATCAACTGCTGGCACACCAATACCTTTTTTGGAACCAGCCATAATCCTTATCATCAAGCCTCAGACATCACTTGCCCTGTGCATCGCCAGGCCCTCCTTGAATTACGATCTCGTTctaatgattattaaatgttaccaCCTTCTAGCTATAACTTCTCTGCCACTTCTCAATCTATTCACTTATGTCTCTTGAATATACCTATCGCTAGAGAAACTTTATAAACTTCTTCCTCATTGCAGACGTTTTGTAGCTGActcttatcttttatttttatttatttaatattttctttcaaaattcttgCTATCCAGCCTCCTTGAGAGCCTTACACTTTCGACAGCTGTCAAAATAATCTACTTATGTTTTCCAGTTACTAATCTACATTTACTTTCTTGTACTTAACATGTGTATCAAAATTCTTATGCGTATCTCGATGTCGCAATGCTCTgcatttattctttcaaaattctaaaatatgcatttgtttGAGGCATTTCACTATGCCTTTGCATTtaatgttgtaaatattttcatactttaattttttctttatatgtcATTTATTCTTGctgcaaatgtaattttttgtgttttatgtatgttttgtcTG contains:
- the LOC122269309 gene encoding zinc finger MYM-type protein 5-like; the encoded protein is MKRSTSSSSIVASNTGEEAALEGEKTFSNVVQEERPASHTGEEVESSSSSDEESAAQIQIIPSISMKDIGLWPNKIDDNTRVFLVRQGPFAIQNLDADFSEGVKRPNNTIKAKGETRKLSQDWFFQTLPNGEKLLRSWMVYSPSKKSTYCFCCKLFDNLCQAGFNTENGFNKWWKLNPKISQYEVSPLHI